A single genomic interval of Pan paniscus chromosome 18, NHGRI_mPanPan1-v2.0_pri, whole genome shotgun sequence harbors:
- the LOC117976254 gene encoding eukaryotic translation initiation factor 4E yields MATVEPETTPTPNPPTTEEEKTESNQEVANPEHYIKHPLQNRWALWFFKNDKSKTWQANLRLISKFDTVEDFWALYNHIQLSSNLMPGCDYSLFKDGIEPMWEDEKNKRGGRWLITLNKQQRRSDLDRFWLETLLCLIGESFDDYSDDVCGAVVNVRAKGDKIAIWTTECENREAVTHIGRVYKERLGLPPKIVIGYQSHADTATKSGSTTKNRFVV; encoded by the coding sequence ATGGCGACTGTGGAACCGGAAACCACCCCTACTCCTAATCCCCCGACTACAGAGGAGGAGAAAACGGAATCTAATCAGGAGGTTGCTAACCCAGAACACTATATTAAACATCCCCTACAGAACAGATGGGCactctggttttttaaaaatgataaaagcaaaACTTGGCAAGCAAACCTGCGGCTGATCTCCAAGTTTGATACTGTTGAAGACTTTTGGGCTCTGTACAACCATATCCAGTTGTCTAGTAATTTAATGCCTGGCTGTGACTACTCACTTTTTAAGGATGGTATTGAGCCTATGTGGGAAGATGAGAAAAACAAACGGGGAGGACGATGGCTAATTACATTGAACAAACAGCAGAGACGAAGTGACCTCGATCGCTTTTGGCTAGAGACACTTCTGTGCCTTATTGGAGAATCTTTTGATGACTACAGTGATGATGTATGTGGCGCTGTTGTTAATGTTAGAGCTAAAGGTGATAAGATAGCAATATGGACTACTGAATGTGAAAACAGAGAAGCTGTTACACATATAGGGAGGGTATACAAGGAAAGGTTAGGACTTCCTCCAAAGATAGTGATTGGTTATCAGTCCCACGCAGACACAGCTACTAAGAGCGGCTCCACCACTAAAAATAGGTTTGTTGTTTAA